Proteins from a genomic interval of Symmachiella macrocystis:
- a CDS encoding RimK family alpha-L-glutamate ligase: MKLGILSCNLKCYSTRRLREAAEQRGHKVKVLNTTKFAIDLAEGDPDLFFRQKQLSHYDAVLPRIGASITYFGTAVVRQFEQMDIFSANSSAGISNSRDKLRSMQILSRHHIGMPQTTFVRDKKDVLPAIERIGGAPVVIKLLEGTQGIGVLLAETVKSAEAIIELLQSQRQNVLVQKFVAESKGRDIRAFVVGDRVVAAMRRVAQGQEFRSNVHRGGVTESVQLDETYCETAVRAAQILGLRVAGVDMLEGKNGPQIMEVNSSPGLEGIERCTQLDIAGAIIDYIAAQVDFPEIDLRQRLTVSRGYGVTEIHVPEGSDYIGKTVSESGLRDKDINVLTLHRGTTVIPNPRSDRCLEAGDRLLCFGKLELMRDLIPRKTNRKRRQKVRVLPELPVAEEVQGAADGVETTSTKAEKD, from the coding sequence ATGAAACTCGGGATCCTCTCCTGTAATTTGAAATGCTACAGCACGCGCCGTTTACGCGAGGCGGCTGAGCAACGCGGACATAAAGTCAAAGTTCTTAACACCACGAAATTTGCCATCGACTTGGCCGAAGGGGATCCCGATCTCTTTTTTCGGCAAAAACAGCTTTCGCATTACGATGCGGTCTTACCACGGATCGGCGCATCGATTACATATTTCGGCACGGCGGTCGTCCGGCAATTCGAACAGATGGACATCTTTAGCGCGAATTCGTCGGCCGGGATTTCCAACTCTCGCGACAAATTGCGCAGCATGCAAATCCTGAGTCGGCATCATATCGGCATGCCGCAAACGACGTTTGTGCGCGATAAGAAGGACGTGCTGCCGGCCATTGAACGAATCGGCGGCGCGCCGGTGGTCATCAAACTGTTGGAGGGAACACAGGGGATCGGCGTGCTGCTGGCTGAAACCGTCAAGTCGGCCGAAGCGATTATCGAACTGCTGCAAAGCCAACGACAAAATGTGTTGGTGCAAAAGTTCGTCGCCGAAAGCAAAGGCCGCGACATTCGCGCGTTTGTCGTGGGCGACCGGGTTGTCGCAGCGATGCGCCGCGTCGCGCAAGGGCAGGAATTTCGCAGCAACGTCCATCGTGGTGGGGTCACCGAGTCGGTGCAACTCGATGAGACCTATTGCGAAACCGCCGTGCGGGCCGCTCAGATCTTGGGACTCCGCGTCGCCGGTGTCGATATGCTGGAAGGCAAGAATGGACCGCAGATCATGGAGGTCAATTCGTCCCCCGGTTTAGAAGGCATCGAACGCTGTACGCAGCTGGATATCGCCGGAGCCATCATTGATTACATCGCCGCCCAAGTAGATTTTCCCGAGATCGATCTACGACAGCGACTGACGGTCAGTCGCGGGTATGGCGTGACTGAAATTCACGTTCCCGAAGGGTCGGATTACATTGGAAAAACGGTAAGCGAATCGGGACTGCGCGATAAGGATATCAATGTACTCACGCTTCATCGGGGCACGACTGTCATCCCCAACCCGCGCTCCGATCGCTGTTTAGAAGCGGGTGACCGGTTGTTGTGCTTTGGCAAGTTGGAGTTGATGCGCGACCTCATTCCGCGCAAGACAAACCGCAAACGTCGGCAGAAGGTGCGCGTGTTACCAGAACTTCCGGTTGCCGAAGAAGTACAGGGCGCAGCGGATGGAGTCGAAACCACATCCACGAAGGCAGAAAAAGATTAA
- a CDS encoding ATP-dependent zinc protease family protein has product MAKQSKPELRVIGWREWVGLPDLGIKKIKAKVDTGARSSSLHAFDLHEFEKEGVKWVRFKIHPLQRTAKRTIEATAEILEYRTVRSSSGAAQLRPMIVTQVELLGIRWPVELTLANRDEMGFRMLLGREAFRRRFLVDAGNSYFGGQPKRKKKLKSKSKLKQQSAVNHTTSEKK; this is encoded by the coding sequence ATGGCGAAACAGTCAAAACCCGAACTTCGCGTCATTGGTTGGCGCGAATGGGTCGGGCTACCGGATTTGGGCATCAAAAAGATCAAGGCCAAAGTCGACACAGGCGCGCGGTCGTCTTCTTTGCATGCGTTTGATTTGCACGAATTTGAAAAAGAGGGTGTGAAATGGGTCCGTTTCAAAATTCACCCTCTGCAGCGCACTGCTAAGCGGACTATAGAAGCAACCGCGGAGATTCTCGAATATCGCACAGTGCGGAGCTCCAGCGGGGCAGCCCAACTACGGCCGATGATTGTCACACAGGTGGAATTACTGGGCATCCGTTGGCCGGTGGAATTGACGCTCGCTAATCGCGATGAAATGGGGTTCCGCATGTTGTTAGGGCGTGAAGCATTTCGGCGACGCTTTCTGGTGGATGCGGGCAACTCCTACTTCGGCGGTCAGCCCAAGCGAAAAAAGAAACTGAAATCGAAGTCGAAATTGAAACAGCAGTCGGCTGTGAACCACACGACATCGGAGAAAAAATGA
- the corA gene encoding magnesium/cobalt transporter CorA gives MKHRHHKKPKAKRFNRGSLPGAAPGTVITQTPCTTQSVSVMAFANGDLVDETVDSLDGLKELSETYTVTWINVDGLANVEVINRIGEMFGLHKLALEDVVNVHQRAKVEDYDDHLFIVARMVHLAEKLKTKQISIFVGPKFVLTFQEDEPSDCLDPVRDRIRKTSGRLRYGGTDYLAYALLDTIIDHYFPVVESYGERLDAMDDALMNSDGSTSIHSIHMLRSELLELRRALRPHREAVNALLRDGHSLIKDESRVYLRDCYDHTIQLGDAIDTYRETCSDLRDFHLTAISNRTNEVMKTLTIIATIFIPLGFIAGFYGMNFPNMPALNSQYGYPIVVVGMGLTVATLLLWFHRKGWFD, from the coding sequence ATGAAACATCGACATCATAAAAAACCTAAGGCAAAACGGTTCAACCGCGGGTCGTTGCCCGGTGCGGCACCGGGGACAGTCATTACACAAACACCCTGCACCACACAATCCGTTAGCGTGATGGCCTTTGCCAACGGCGACCTCGTCGATGAAACGGTTGATTCATTGGATGGGCTGAAGGAACTATCGGAAACCTATACCGTTACATGGATCAATGTCGATGGACTCGCGAATGTCGAGGTGATCAATCGGATAGGCGAAATGTTCGGTTTGCACAAACTCGCCTTAGAAGACGTCGTCAATGTACATCAGCGCGCCAAAGTCGAGGATTACGACGACCATCTGTTCATCGTGGCCCGCATGGTCCACCTAGCGGAAAAGCTGAAAACCAAGCAGATCAGTATATTCGTCGGCCCCAAGTTCGTGCTCACCTTTCAGGAGGATGAACCTAGCGATTGCCTCGACCCGGTCCGCGACCGCATTCGCAAAACGAGCGGCCGCCTGCGGTATGGCGGCACCGACTATTTGGCTTACGCGCTGCTGGACACGATCATCGACCACTATTTTCCCGTGGTCGAGTCCTACGGCGAACGACTCGACGCCATGGACGATGCGCTGATGAACAGTGACGGGAGTACGTCGATCCATTCGATCCATATGCTGCGAAGTGAACTTCTAGAACTCCGCCGAGCGCTGCGCCCACATCGCGAAGCGGTCAATGCGCTGCTGCGTGACGGGCATTCGCTGATTAAGGACGAATCACGAGTCTACCTGCGCGATTGTTATGATCACACAATCCAGCTGGGCGATGCCATCGACACCTACCGCGAAACCTGTTCCGACCTCCGTGACTTTCACCTGACGGCGATCAGCAACCGCACGAATGAAGTCATGAAGACCTTGACGATCATTGCCACGATTTTCATTCCGCTGGGATTTATCGCCGGGTTTTATGGAATGAACTTTCCCAACATGCCAGCGCTAAATTCTCAATATGGCTATCCGATCGTGGTGGTGGGCATGGGATTGACCGTGGCAACCTTGTTGTTGTGGTTCCACCGCAAAGGTTGGTTCGACTAA
- the sppA gene encoding signal peptide peptidase SppA: protein MANAETHRPPKRRRWLLRLVFVALLVSIALNFYFYERYKSYFTDGNDPIEHFHSGSKVATDKIAVIKVQGVIMAPNTQRILRRIQQAKDDKDVKAVLLSINSPGGAVADSHEIYHRLVELRETKPVVAHMKSMAASGGLYVAMGAGEQGKIFAEPTTWTGSIGVIIPRMQMIGLAEKLGVESTPIKTGPFKDALSPFRELTPAEQTVWNNIIDQAFDRFINVIADNRVELNLEAVRKLATGEVFTADDALKNKLIDKIGYEEAALDELLIRIDREPDDVRVITYDNQETLVEILLGSAQASHPDAQWQFAMESSVPRPMYCCSWLSGLTSGPFGRN from the coding sequence ATGGCCAACGCTGAAACTCACCGCCCCCCCAAACGTCGCCGTTGGTTGCTCAGGCTCGTTTTCGTAGCGCTGCTTGTATCGATTGCGCTGAATTTTTATTTCTACGAGCGCTACAAGTCCTACTTCACCGACGGCAACGACCCGATCGAACACTTTCATTCCGGCAGCAAGGTTGCCACCGACAAAATTGCTGTGATCAAGGTGCAAGGGGTGATCATGGCCCCCAACACGCAACGGATTTTGAGACGTATCCAGCAGGCCAAGGACGACAAGGATGTGAAAGCCGTACTTCTGTCGATCAACAGTCCGGGAGGCGCCGTTGCGGACAGCCATGAAATTTATCATCGTCTCGTCGAGTTACGTGAAACCAAACCGGTCGTGGCACACATGAAGAGCATGGCGGCCTCGGGCGGTCTGTATGTCGCCATGGGGGCCGGAGAACAGGGCAAGATTTTTGCCGAGCCGACCACCTGGACCGGGTCGATCGGGGTGATTATTCCTCGCATGCAAATGATCGGCCTGGCGGAGAAATTGGGCGTGGAATCGACACCGATCAAAACGGGACCATTTAAGGACGCACTCAGCCCGTTTCGTGAATTGACTCCGGCTGAACAGACGGTTTGGAATAACATCATTGACCAGGCGTTCGACCGCTTTATCAATGTGATCGCTGATAACCGCGTGGAACTCAATCTAGAAGCGGTCCGAAAACTGGCAACTGGCGAAGTCTTTACCGCCGACGACGCCCTCAAGAACAAGCTGATTGATAAAATCGGTTACGAAGAAGCCGCGCTGGACGAATTGCTGATCCGCATCGACCGCGAGCCGGACGACGTGCGAGTGATCACCTATGACAACCAAGAGACCTTAGTGGAAATCCTCTTAGGTTCGGCGCAAGCCAGCCATCCCGACGCGCAGTGGCAATTCGCCATGGAATCATCCGTGCCGCGCCCGATGTATTGCTGCTCTTGGCTGTCCGGACTGACCAGCGGACCGTTCGGCCGCAATTAG